In Xiphophorus maculatus strain JP 163 A chromosome 18, X_maculatus-5.0-male, whole genome shotgun sequence, a single genomic region encodes these proteins:
- the spsb4 gene encoding SPRY domain-containing SOCS box protein 4, with protein sequence MGQKISGSIKSVDVRGEPSYRPVRRELRGPDFCRPPRLDLLLDMPPATAETQLRHAWNSDDRSLNVFVKEDDKLTFHRHPVAQSTDCIRGKVGYTRGLHVWRIHWPARQRGTHAVVGVATAEAPLHSVGYTALVGSDSESWGWDLGRNRLYHDGKNRPGNSSAPTYPSFLEPDESFVLPDCLTVILDMDEGTLSFMVDGQYLGVAFRGLKGKRLYPIVSAVWGHCEVSIRYVNGLDPEPLPLMDLCRRVARLALGRERIHHIETLPLPQTLKNYLQYQ encoded by the exons ATGGGCCAGAAGATCTCTGGCAGCATCAAGTCAGTGGATGTACGTGGGGAGCCTTCGTATCGACCAGTCCGTCGTGAACTACGGGGTCCGGATTTCTGTCGGCCCCCCAGACTGGATTTGCTACTCGACATGCCACCAGCCACTGCTGAGACACAACTTCGCCATGCCTGGAACTCTGATGACCGATCGCTCAATGTCTTCGTCAAGGAGGACGACAAGCTGACTTTTCACAGGCACCCCGTGGCTCAGAGCACAGACTGCATTCGAGGAAAAGTTGGCTACACCCGTGGCCTACACGTGTGGAGGATTCACTGGCCGGCCAGACAGAGAGGCACCCATGCTGTAGTAGGGGTGGCTACTGCTGAAGCACCTTTACACTCTGTTGGTTACACGGCCCTAGTAGGCTCAGACTCTGAGTCCTGGGGTTGGGACCTCGGCCGAAACAGACTTTATCATGATGGAAAGAACAGACCTGGTAACTCTTCTGCACCCACGTACCCCAGTTTTCTGGAGCCAGATGAGTCGTTTGTTCTCCCAGACTGCCTCACAGTAATATTGGACATGGACGAAGGGACGCTAAGCTTTATGGTGGATGGACAATATCTAGGAGTGGCCTTCAGGGGCCTAAAGGGAAAGAGACTGTATCCTATCGTCAGTGCAGTCTGGGGGCACTGTGAAGTATCAATCCGCTACGTCAATGGACTAGATC CGGAGCCCCTTCCCCTCATGGACCTGTGCAGACGAGTAGCTCGACTCGCTCTGGGTCGGGAACGCATCCATCACATCGAGACGCTTCCGCTGCCGCAGACCCTGAAAAACTACCTCCAGTACCAGTGA